In Juglans regia cultivar Chandler chromosome 5, Walnut 2.0, whole genome shotgun sequence, the following are encoded in one genomic region:
- the LOC109002662 gene encoding respirasome Complex Assembly Factor 1-like: protein MKEGKSVKLNLHPLHQNGHLSPFKFAKLLDPEASWDKDQLGDVLHWIRQVVALVCGLLWGAIPLIGGIWVIIFLLISSGIIYGYYAMILKIDEEEFGGHGALLQEGLFASITLFLLAWILVYSLAHF, encoded by the exons ATGAAAGAAGGGAAATCGGTAAAATTAAATCTTCACCCTCTACACCAGAACGGTCACTTGTCTCCGTTCAAATTCGCCAAGTTGTTGGATCCAGAGGCTTCCTGGGACAag GATCAATTGGGAGATGTATTACATTGGATTCGACAAGTAGTGGCCCTTGTATGCGGGTTACTATGGGGTGCCATACCTTTAATTGGGGGGATATGGGTGATTAT ATTCCTTTTGATATCCTCTGGGATTATATATGGTTATTATGCAATGATACTAAAGATTGATGAAGAGGAATTTGGTGGTCATGGAGCACTCCTCCAAGAGGGGCTTTTTGCTTCCATAACTCTCTTTCTG CTTGCGTGGATTCTTGTATACAGCTTGGCACACTTCTGA